The Oncorhynchus masou masou isolate Uvic2021 chromosome 6, UVic_Omas_1.1, whole genome shotgun sequence genome has a window encoding:
- the LOC135541955 gene encoding TRAF3-interacting JNK-activating modulator-like isoform X1: MEIQKDLRMRRPQMESYDQKLEQRAAKHEFLRDRNNVTTCRSPGHKLEADWKSEMQQKRQIEFQRRRQIVQAATHQADEKQSNKEAKVTMRTNRQRVPLIHRQSLISAEDLGITWPDVHSIGKATWITSPPLHGAGGKNKIGQLHSDVSQIFPQTPQQPSLRKSMDIRDKVVKQDQSGLVMLTRQLQQRNACCQTEHGYSTVKETDLVQLSEYLQEALRREDSLKQKLSLLQHTTSTLLLSHDNVWKVCCKEDKMKGKIGALESQLKICVQRLSRDGAKKMLLQSEQQRQELEEMAVASLQRVTDQKNKAQDRAHSLEMALQTAQVESSQCRERYEEERRKCTQLRTSLVQNIDHINLLQSQLEKVMGQDATLESQLLQHRHTEAELHLKINLLEDNLHTCRTQLETWRQQDTMKQQEIVRGQQQDSIEHSLDEQFQPAMSHHSNKKQSMMEANVKRRERRCHPWFILTLFMVVMVVAILTLLLANIPTTRNQLWDLYEVLQEHTEKYLYDMTLPQHCYRPI, translated from the exons ATGGAGATCCAAAAAGACCTCAGGATGAGACGACCTCAGATGGAGAGTTACGACCAAAAGCTGGAACAACGGGCAGCAAAACATGAGTTCTTGAGAGATCGCAACAATGTGACGACATGTCGCAGCCCAGGACACAAGCTGGAGGCAGACTGGAAGAGTGAGATGCAGCAGAAAAGACAGATAGAGTTCCAGAGAAGGAGACAGATTGTCCAGGCTGCCACTCATCAGGCTGATGAAAAGCAGTCAAACAAGGAGGCCAAAGTCACGATGAGGACCAACAGGCAGAGAGTGCCTCTCATACACAGACAGTCCCTCATATCAGCAGAGGATCTGGGGATCACCTGGCCAGATGTACACTCCATCGGGAAG GCGACATGGATCACCTCACCACCACTGCATGGGGCAGGAGGGAAAAACAAAATAGGGCAGCTCCACTCTGATGTCTCACAGATATTCCCTCAAACACCACAGCAGCCCTCACTGAGGAAGAGTATGGATATCAGAGATAAAG TAGTTAAACAGGACCAGAGTGGCCTAGTAATGTTAACCAGGCAGCTCCAACAAAGGAATGCCTGCTGTCAGACAGA GCATGGCTATAGCACTGTGAAGGAGACA GACCTCGTTCAACTCTCTGAGTATCTACAG GAGGCTCTGCGGCGAGAGGATTCTCTGAAACAGAAGCTGTCTCTACTGCAGCACAccacctctactctactgctctcaCATGACAATGTCTGGAAG GTCTGTTGCAAAGAGGACAAGATGAAGGGAAAGATTGGGGCACTAGAGTCACAGCTGAAGAtctgtgtgcag aggCTGTCCAGGGATGGAGCCAAGAAGATGCTGCTACAGTCGGAGCAGCAGAGGCAGGAGCTGGAGGAGATGGCCGTGGCCTCACTCCAGAGGGTCACTGACCAAAAAAACAAGGCCCAGGACAGAGCTCACAGCCTGGAA ATGGCACTGCAGACTGCCCAGGTTGAGTCATCTCAGTGCCGAGAGCGctatgaagaggagaggaggaaatgcACCCAGCTGAGGACGTCTCTGGTGCAGAACATAGACCATATAAACCTATTACAGAGCCAACTGGAG AAAGTGATGGGACAGGATGCAACTCTGGAGAGTCAGCTGCTGCAGCACCGACACACTGAGGCTGAGCTCCACCTCAAGATCAACCTCCTAGAGGACAACCTCCACACCTGCAGGACACAACTAGAGACATGGAGACAGCAAGACACCATGAAACAGCAGGAGATTGTCAGAGGACAGCAACAGGACTCCATAG AGCATTCATTGGATGAGCAGTTTCAGCCAGCCATGTCACACCACAGCAACAAGAAACAAAGCATGATGGAAGCCAATGTCAAAAGGAGAGAG AGACGTTGTCATCCCTGGTTCATCCTGACCCTGTTCATGGTAGTCATGGTGGTGGCCATTTTGACATTGTTACTGGCCAATATCCCCACGACAAGAAATCAGCTGTGGGACCTTTACGAAGTACTACAGGAACACACAGAGAAGTACCTCTATGACATGACATTACCACAGCATTGCTATAGGCCCATATGA
- the LOC135541955 gene encoding TRAF3-interacting JNK-activating modulator-like isoform X2, producing the protein MEIQKDLRMRRPQMESYDQKLEQRAAKHEFLRDRNNVTTCRSPGHKLEADWKSEMQQKRQIEFQRRRQIVQAATHQADEKQSNKEAKVTMRTNRQRVPLIHRQSLISAEDLGITWPDVHSIGKATWITSPPLHGAGGKNKIGQLHSDVSQIFPQTPQQPSLRKSMDIRDKVKQDQSGLVMLTRQLQQRNACCQTEHGYSTVKETDLVQLSEYLQEALRREDSLKQKLSLLQHTTSTLLLSHDNVWKVCCKEDKMKGKIGALESQLKICVQRLSRDGAKKMLLQSEQQRQELEEMAVASLQRVTDQKNKAQDRAHSLEMALQTAQVESSQCRERYEEERRKCTQLRTSLVQNIDHINLLQSQLEKVMGQDATLESQLLQHRHTEAELHLKINLLEDNLHTCRTQLETWRQQDTMKQQEIVRGQQQDSIEHSLDEQFQPAMSHHSNKKQSMMEANVKRRERRCHPWFILTLFMVVMVVAILTLLLANIPTTRNQLWDLYEVLQEHTEKYLYDMTLPQHCYRPI; encoded by the exons ATGGAGATCCAAAAAGACCTCAGGATGAGACGACCTCAGATGGAGAGTTACGACCAAAAGCTGGAACAACGGGCAGCAAAACATGAGTTCTTGAGAGATCGCAACAATGTGACGACATGTCGCAGCCCAGGACACAAGCTGGAGGCAGACTGGAAGAGTGAGATGCAGCAGAAAAGACAGATAGAGTTCCAGAGAAGGAGACAGATTGTCCAGGCTGCCACTCATCAGGCTGATGAAAAGCAGTCAAACAAGGAGGCCAAAGTCACGATGAGGACCAACAGGCAGAGAGTGCCTCTCATACACAGACAGTCCCTCATATCAGCAGAGGATCTGGGGATCACCTGGCCAGATGTACACTCCATCGGGAAG GCGACATGGATCACCTCACCACCACTGCATGGGGCAGGAGGGAAAAACAAAATAGGGCAGCTCCACTCTGATGTCTCACAGATATTCCCTCAAACACCACAGCAGCCCTCACTGAGGAAGAGTATGGATATCAGAGATAAAG TTAAACAGGACCAGAGTGGCCTAGTAATGTTAACCAGGCAGCTCCAACAAAGGAATGCCTGCTGTCAGACAGA GCATGGCTATAGCACTGTGAAGGAGACA GACCTCGTTCAACTCTCTGAGTATCTACAG GAGGCTCTGCGGCGAGAGGATTCTCTGAAACAGAAGCTGTCTCTACTGCAGCACAccacctctactctactgctctcaCATGACAATGTCTGGAAG GTCTGTTGCAAAGAGGACAAGATGAAGGGAAAGATTGGGGCACTAGAGTCACAGCTGAAGAtctgtgtgcag aggCTGTCCAGGGATGGAGCCAAGAAGATGCTGCTACAGTCGGAGCAGCAGAGGCAGGAGCTGGAGGAGATGGCCGTGGCCTCACTCCAGAGGGTCACTGACCAAAAAAACAAGGCCCAGGACAGAGCTCACAGCCTGGAA ATGGCACTGCAGACTGCCCAGGTTGAGTCATCTCAGTGCCGAGAGCGctatgaagaggagaggaggaaatgcACCCAGCTGAGGACGTCTCTGGTGCAGAACATAGACCATATAAACCTATTACAGAGCCAACTGGAG AAAGTGATGGGACAGGATGCAACTCTGGAGAGTCAGCTGCTGCAGCACCGACACACTGAGGCTGAGCTCCACCTCAAGATCAACCTCCTAGAGGACAACCTCCACACCTGCAGGACACAACTAGAGACATGGAGACAGCAAGACACCATGAAACAGCAGGAGATTGTCAGAGGACAGCAACAGGACTCCATAG AGCATTCATTGGATGAGCAGTTTCAGCCAGCCATGTCACACCACAGCAACAAGAAACAAAGCATGATGGAAGCCAATGTCAAAAGGAGAGAG AGACGTTGTCATCCCTGGTTCATCCTGACCCTGTTCATGGTAGTCATGGTGGTGGCCATTTTGACATTGTTACTGGCCAATATCCCCACGACAAGAAATCAGCTGTGGGACCTTTACGAAGTACTACAGGAACACACAGAGAAGTACCTCTATGACATGACATTACCACAGCATTGCTATAGGCCCATATGA
- the LOC135541955 gene encoding TRAF3-interacting JNK-activating modulator-like isoform X3 has translation MEIQKDLRMRRPQMESYDQKLEQRAAKHEFLRDRNNVTTCRSPGHKLEADWKSEMQQKRQIEFQRRRQIVQAATHQADEKQSNKEAKVTMRTNRQRVPLIHRQSLISAEDLGITWPDVHSIGKATWITSPPLHGAGGKNKIGQLHSDVSQIFPQTPQQPSLRKSMDIRDKVVKQDQSGLVMLTRQLQQRNACCQTEHGYSTVKETDLVQLSEYLQEALRREDSLKQKLSLLQHTTSTLLLSHDNVWKVCCKEDKMKGKIGALESQLKICVQRLSRDGAKKMLLQSEQQRQELEEMAVASLQRVTDQKNKAQDRAHSLEMALQTAQVESSQCRERYEEERRKCTQLRTSLVQNIDHINLLQSQLEKVMGQDATLESQLLQHRHTEAELHLKINLLEDNLHTCRTQLETWRQQDTMKQQEIVRGQQQDSIALPQKDQLTSCQ, from the exons ATGGAGATCCAAAAAGACCTCAGGATGAGACGACCTCAGATGGAGAGTTACGACCAAAAGCTGGAACAACGGGCAGCAAAACATGAGTTCTTGAGAGATCGCAACAATGTGACGACATGTCGCAGCCCAGGACACAAGCTGGAGGCAGACTGGAAGAGTGAGATGCAGCAGAAAAGACAGATAGAGTTCCAGAGAAGGAGACAGATTGTCCAGGCTGCCACTCATCAGGCTGATGAAAAGCAGTCAAACAAGGAGGCCAAAGTCACGATGAGGACCAACAGGCAGAGAGTGCCTCTCATACACAGACAGTCCCTCATATCAGCAGAGGATCTGGGGATCACCTGGCCAGATGTACACTCCATCGGGAAG GCGACATGGATCACCTCACCACCACTGCATGGGGCAGGAGGGAAAAACAAAATAGGGCAGCTCCACTCTGATGTCTCACAGATATTCCCTCAAACACCACAGCAGCCCTCACTGAGGAAGAGTATGGATATCAGAGATAAAG TAGTTAAACAGGACCAGAGTGGCCTAGTAATGTTAACCAGGCAGCTCCAACAAAGGAATGCCTGCTGTCAGACAGA GCATGGCTATAGCACTGTGAAGGAGACA GACCTCGTTCAACTCTCTGAGTATCTACAG GAGGCTCTGCGGCGAGAGGATTCTCTGAAACAGAAGCTGTCTCTACTGCAGCACAccacctctactctactgctctcaCATGACAATGTCTGGAAG GTCTGTTGCAAAGAGGACAAGATGAAGGGAAAGATTGGGGCACTAGAGTCACAGCTGAAGAtctgtgtgcag aggCTGTCCAGGGATGGAGCCAAGAAGATGCTGCTACAGTCGGAGCAGCAGAGGCAGGAGCTGGAGGAGATGGCCGTGGCCTCACTCCAGAGGGTCACTGACCAAAAAAACAAGGCCCAGGACAGAGCTCACAGCCTGGAA ATGGCACTGCAGACTGCCCAGGTTGAGTCATCTCAGTGCCGAGAGCGctatgaagaggagaggaggaaatgcACCCAGCTGAGGACGTCTCTGGTGCAGAACATAGACCATATAAACCTATTACAGAGCCAACTGGAG AAAGTGATGGGACAGGATGCAACTCTGGAGAGTCAGCTGCTGCAGCACCGACACACTGAGGCTGAGCTCCACCTCAAGATCAACCTCCTAGAGGACAACCTCCACACCTGCAGGACACAACTAGAGACATGGAGACAGCAAGACACCATGAAACAGCAGGAGATTGTCAGAGGACAGCAACAGGACTCCATAG ccctgccacaaaaggaccagctgacatcatgtcagtga
- the eps8l3a gene encoding epidermal growth factor receptor kinase substrate 8-like protein 3 isoform X2 gives MYRTNSPYGFDSSSYAGSVQSIQSNGYSVDDRSSQISNLSRPSAKSIYMQRKEYADSITKIMDKFHYRVEHLFTCDLDGGEVCDVNDCVERLNILDGMGRVWGQDMVLEVRDGNLLLTDIETKEELESLPLSSIVELKAVMDSCVYNSLLTATVKDRSKRTTSVFMFQCEDLRADFIKRDLERALPHQRDDFSNHSNNRVNLEVMSGHQIVRNHQKTVPPPEQREWTPPEEPSAQWSAPDYDEDPTPTPPMPREEPSPHRKETSVQPLFMEDKPETVPVSHPRPYTETDRNVDILNHIFNDIEMFMGQVAAIATKAEMKKKKKKKKNKDKGIDGMPPAEEFKTCLHKIKYGFNLLGELNGKIHNPSAPEFVHCLFSTLAFVVSHCPEELPPTIVAPLLEPECIRLMSEEATPEEDQLWQSLGDAWNIPSTKWPEDDEDIPTYTLEFYDGWQPPEVTHSPPGREPEKREPERRQQSQNQSQSPFTTPEKSSAQWKTSPSRPDEPNSSYMRVMYDFTARNNRELSISKGEVVQLMDMSKKWWKVRSDRGEQGFVPNNILESVDKEQEKQETSGPPSLTKRSKPDQVKAWLEHKGFSRITVRCLGVLSGSMLLGMTREELKIVCPEEGGRVFFQLQNIKSAMALASEVRPIEP, from the exons ATGTACAGGACTAACAGTCCCTATGGCTTTGACTCTAGCAGTTACGCAGGATCTGTCCAGTCCATCCAGTCCAA TGGCTATTCAGTGGATGATCGGTCATCACAGATATCAAATCTGTCCAGACCAAGTGCCAAGTCAATATATA TGCAGAGGAAGGAGTATGCAGACTCTATCACCAAGATTATGGACAAATTCCATTATAGAGTAGAG CATCTGTTCACCTGTGACCTGGATGGTGGGGAGGTGTGTGATGTGAATGACTGTGTTGAGAGGCTGaatatactggatgggatgggtaGGGTGTGGGGGCAGGACATGGTCCTGGAGGTGCGGGATGGGAACCTGCTGCTAACAGACATCGAGACCAAG GAGGAGCTGGAGTCCCTGCCTCTGAGCAGCATTGTGGAGCTGAAGGCTGTGATGGACAGCTGTGTGTACAACTCCCTGCTGACCGCGACCGTCAAGGACCGCAGCAAGAGGACCACCAGTGTCTTCATGTTCCAGTGTGAGGACCTCCGG GCCGATTTCATAAAACGGGACCTAGAGAGAGCACTCCCTCACCAGAGAGATGACTTTAGCAATCACAGcaacaacag GGTCAATCTAGAAGTTATGTCTGGCCATCAAATTGTTAGGAATCACCAGAAAACTGTCCCACCCCCTGAGCAGAGAGAATGGACTCCTCCAGAAGAACCCTCAGCTCAATGGAGCGCACCGGACTATG ATGAAGATCCTACACCTACACCGCCCATGCCCAGAGAAGAGCCCTCTCCTCACAGGAAGGAAACCTCAGTCCAACCCCTCTTTATGGAGGACAAGCCCGAGACAGTCCCTGTCTCACATCCACGCCCATACACAGAGACTGATAGGAATGTG GACATCTTGAATCATATTTTCAATGATATTGAGATGTTTATGGGCCAAGTCGCTGCTATAGCAACCAAAGCCGAgatgaaaaaaaagaaaaaaaagaagaagaacaagGATAAAG GCATTGACGGCATGCCACCGGCAGAGGAGTTTAAAACCTGTCTCCACAAAATCAAATACGGGTTCAACCTTCTG GGGGAGCTCAATGGAAAGATTCATAATCCCAGTGCTCCGGAATTTGTCCACTGCCTCTTCTCCACCCTGGCATTT gtgGTCTCCCACTGCCCTGAGGAGCTGCCCCCCACCATCGTGGCGCCCCTGCTGGAGCCTGAGTGTATCCGTCTGATGAGTGAGGAAGCCACCCCTGAGGAGGACCAGCTGTGGCAGTCACTGGGAGACGCCTGGAACATCCCCAG TACAAAATGGCCCGAGGATGATGAGGACATCCCTACCTACACTCTGGAGTTCTACGATGGTTGGCAGCCCCCTGAGGTGACCCACTCTCCCCcagggagagagccagagaagAGAGAACCTGAGAGGAGGCAGCAGAGTCAGAATCAGAGTCAGAGTCCATTCACCACCCCTGAAAAG AGTTCGGCCCAATGGAAGACTTCACCATCACG TCCAGATGAGCCAAACTCCAGTTACATGCGTGTGATGTATGACTTCACTGCAAGGAACAACAGAGAGCTGAGCATCTCCAAGGGAGAAGTGGTTCAG CTAATGGACATGTCCAAGAAATGGTGGAAAGTAAGGAGCGACAGAGGGGAGCAGGGCTTTGTGCCCAACAACATACTGGAGTCAGTGGACAAGGAGCAGGAAAAGCAG GAAACCAGTGGCCCTCCCTCCCTAACCAAGAGGTCCAAGCCTGACCAAGTGAAGGCCTGGCTGGAGCACAAGGGCTTCAGTAGAAT cacGGTGCGCTGTCTGGGTGTGCTGAGTGGCTCCATGCTCCTGGGGATGACAAGAGAGGAGCTGAAGATTGTGTGTCCTGAGGAGGGGGGCCGGGTCTTCTTCCAGCTCCAGAACATCAAGTCTGCAATGGCT CTTGCCAGTGAGGTAAGGCCCATAGAGCCTTAA
- the eps8l3a gene encoding epidermal growth factor receptor kinase substrate 8-like protein 3 isoform X1 — MYRTNSPYGFDSSSYAGSVQSIQSNGYSVDDRSSQISNLSRPSAKSIYMQRKEYADSITKIMDKFHYRVEHLFTCDLDGGEVCDVNDCVERLNILDGMGRVWGQDMVLEVRDGNLLLTDIETKEELESLPLSSIVELKAVMDSCVYNSLLTATVKDRSKRTTSVFMFQCEDLRADFIKRDLERALPHQRDDFSNHSNNSRVNLEVMSGHQIVRNHQKTVPPPEQREWTPPEEPSAQWSAPDYDEDPTPTPPMPREEPSPHRKETSVQPLFMEDKPETVPVSHPRPYTETDRNVDILNHIFNDIEMFMGQVAAIATKAEMKKKKKKKKNKDKGIDGMPPAEEFKTCLHKIKYGFNLLGELNGKIHNPSAPEFVHCLFSTLAFVVSHCPEELPPTIVAPLLEPECIRLMSEEATPEEDQLWQSLGDAWNIPSTKWPEDDEDIPTYTLEFYDGWQPPEVTHSPPGREPEKREPERRQQSQNQSQSPFTTPEKSSAQWKTSPSRPDEPNSSYMRVMYDFTARNNRELSISKGEVVQLMDMSKKWWKVRSDRGEQGFVPNNILESVDKEQEKQETSGPPSLTKRSKPDQVKAWLEHKGFSRITVRCLGVLSGSMLLGMTREELKIVCPEEGGRVFFQLQNIKSAMALASEVRPIEP; from the exons ATGTACAGGACTAACAGTCCCTATGGCTTTGACTCTAGCAGTTACGCAGGATCTGTCCAGTCCATCCAGTCCAA TGGCTATTCAGTGGATGATCGGTCATCACAGATATCAAATCTGTCCAGACCAAGTGCCAAGTCAATATATA TGCAGAGGAAGGAGTATGCAGACTCTATCACCAAGATTATGGACAAATTCCATTATAGAGTAGAG CATCTGTTCACCTGTGACCTGGATGGTGGGGAGGTGTGTGATGTGAATGACTGTGTTGAGAGGCTGaatatactggatgggatgggtaGGGTGTGGGGGCAGGACATGGTCCTGGAGGTGCGGGATGGGAACCTGCTGCTAACAGACATCGAGACCAAG GAGGAGCTGGAGTCCCTGCCTCTGAGCAGCATTGTGGAGCTGAAGGCTGTGATGGACAGCTGTGTGTACAACTCCCTGCTGACCGCGACCGTCAAGGACCGCAGCAAGAGGACCACCAGTGTCTTCATGTTCCAGTGTGAGGACCTCCGG GCCGATTTCATAAAACGGGACCTAGAGAGAGCACTCCCTCACCAGAGAGATGACTTTAGCAATCACAGcaacaacag cAGGGTCAATCTAGAAGTTATGTCTGGCCATCAAATTGTTAGGAATCACCAGAAAACTGTCCCACCCCCTGAGCAGAGAGAATGGACTCCTCCAGAAGAACCCTCAGCTCAATGGAGCGCACCGGACTATG ATGAAGATCCTACACCTACACCGCCCATGCCCAGAGAAGAGCCCTCTCCTCACAGGAAGGAAACCTCAGTCCAACCCCTCTTTATGGAGGACAAGCCCGAGACAGTCCCTGTCTCACATCCACGCCCATACACAGAGACTGATAGGAATGTG GACATCTTGAATCATATTTTCAATGATATTGAGATGTTTATGGGCCAAGTCGCTGCTATAGCAACCAAAGCCGAgatgaaaaaaaagaaaaaaaagaagaagaacaagGATAAAG GCATTGACGGCATGCCACCGGCAGAGGAGTTTAAAACCTGTCTCCACAAAATCAAATACGGGTTCAACCTTCTG GGGGAGCTCAATGGAAAGATTCATAATCCCAGTGCTCCGGAATTTGTCCACTGCCTCTTCTCCACCCTGGCATTT gtgGTCTCCCACTGCCCTGAGGAGCTGCCCCCCACCATCGTGGCGCCCCTGCTGGAGCCTGAGTGTATCCGTCTGATGAGTGAGGAAGCCACCCCTGAGGAGGACCAGCTGTGGCAGTCACTGGGAGACGCCTGGAACATCCCCAG TACAAAATGGCCCGAGGATGATGAGGACATCCCTACCTACACTCTGGAGTTCTACGATGGTTGGCAGCCCCCTGAGGTGACCCACTCTCCCCcagggagagagccagagaagAGAGAACCTGAGAGGAGGCAGCAGAGTCAGAATCAGAGTCAGAGTCCATTCACCACCCCTGAAAAG AGTTCGGCCCAATGGAAGACTTCACCATCACG TCCAGATGAGCCAAACTCCAGTTACATGCGTGTGATGTATGACTTCACTGCAAGGAACAACAGAGAGCTGAGCATCTCCAAGGGAGAAGTGGTTCAG CTAATGGACATGTCCAAGAAATGGTGGAAAGTAAGGAGCGACAGAGGGGAGCAGGGCTTTGTGCCCAACAACATACTGGAGTCAGTGGACAAGGAGCAGGAAAAGCAG GAAACCAGTGGCCCTCCCTCCCTAACCAAGAGGTCCAAGCCTGACCAAGTGAAGGCCTGGCTGGAGCACAAGGGCTTCAGTAGAAT cacGGTGCGCTGTCTGGGTGTGCTGAGTGGCTCCATGCTCCTGGGGATGACAAGAGAGGAGCTGAAGATTGTGTGTCCTGAGGAGGGGGGCCGGGTCTTCTTCCAGCTCCAGAACATCAAGTCTGCAATGGCT CTTGCCAGTGAGGTAAGGCCCATAGAGCCTTAA